DNA sequence from the Gloeocapsopsis sp. IPPAS B-1203 genome:
AAAGCTTTAGACGATCCAGCATTGACAAACTTAGTAGGCTTTACACCCAGTTGCTTGCAATCGTGGTTATCCTCGTCTACCCACGTTCCAGGATTACTTCATCCCGATCGCCGTGCTGCACTGCAAAATTACTCGCCAGGGGAAGCTGTTGCCAATGCCCTTAATGCTGACCAAATTGATGGACGCCACCCCCTTGACAAAGTGCAATATATATGGATAAAAACTCAGTTCGAGTCACAAGTTCTCGGCTGGGCAGGCGATCGCGTGGATATGGCAAATTCAATGGAAGCACGCCCGCCATTTCTCGATCATCCCTTAGTAGAATTTGCTGTAACTCTACCGCAAAATATGCGCTTGCGGGGACGTAAAGATAAATATATCCTGCGCGAGACAATGCGCGAGCTTTTACCAAAATCACTATACGAACGACAAAAGTTTGCTTTTATGGCTCCACCATCGCACACCGATCCGATTAAACAACGCGCGATGCAGGCATTATCTGCAACTTATTTATCAAAACAAGCAATTGCCGACGCAGGCTTACTCGACACTGCAGGCGTACAACAGATTCTCCAACGTCACGGCGATGCAAATACCCCAGTTTCAGACCGCGTACAACTCGATGCGATTATTAATCATATGCTCAGCGTGCAAATGCTCCACAAGCATTTTGTCGGCAACGATGTCCCTGCAGTCGCCCGCGATCGTGCTAAAGAACGCGGTTGGTACGCTAAAGATCAACTTGTTGTGGTAGCTTAGCGGTTGAAACCGCCGCTACACTGACAAAACCTGCCTTCACAGGTTTCTATTTGTCTTATTAGTCCACGAAGGTGGACTTAGTTTATATAGCTGCGACTTCAGTCGCCAAGCTTCATTCGCCCAGCGCCGGATCGAATTTCCCTGATGCATCAACGAGGTGACACGCAACATAATGTCCATTACCTACATCTCGGAATTCTGGTTCTACTTGATGACAGTGTTCAATTGCCCAAGGACAGCGCGTGTGAAAGCGACATCCACTCGGAGGATTTGTCGGACTAGGAACATCGCCTTCTAAAACAATACGCTGGCGCTTTGCTTCAATTGTCGGATCAGGAATAGGGATAGCAGAGAGTAAAGCTTGTGTATAAGGATGTAGCGGATTTTCGTACAGCGATACGCGATCTGCAAGTTCGACGATTTTACCAAGGTACATTACAGCAATGCGATCTGAGATATGGCGCACAACACTTAAATCATGGGCAATAAATAGATAAGTCAGTTGAAACTCACGCTGTAGCGATTGAACTAAGTTAATCACTTGCGCTTGCACAGAAACATCTAATGCGGCGATTGGTTCGTCACATACTAGAAAGTCTGGGTTAACGGCTAACGCTCGTGCGATTGCCACCCGTTGGCGTTGTCCCCCAGAAAATTCGTGAGGATAACGATAAATAAACTCTGGACTTAAGCCTACGACGTCTAAAAGATGATGAACTCGTGCTTGTTTTTCACGTCCTGTGGCTAAACCAAAAATTTCTAATGGTTCGCTAATGACATTACCAATCGTCATGCGAGGATTAAGCGATGCATAAGGATCTTGAAAAATCATCTGCATTCGTTGGCGCATTTGTCGTAACGGTTCGCCTGATAATGCCGTTAGTTCAGTTTCCTCAAAATAAACTTGCCCTGCGGTTGATTGTTCTATTTGCAGAATCGCGCGTCCTGTCGTACTTTTGCCACATCCAGATTCCCCTACTAAGCCTAAGGTTTCGCCGCGTTTAATATCAAAAGTTAGCCCATCAACAGCTTTTACTGCCCCTACTTGTCTCTGGAGAATTATGCCGCGCAGAATCGGAAAGTGAACTTGGAGATCGCGCACGCGCAGCAACGTTTCGTTTTGCTGTTGCGCTTGAAATGTGCTGGTTTGAGGTTGCACCATGATTTTTATTGATCGACACTAGGCAGTTGCTGATTGAGATTCTTGCACAACTTCTGCACCTTCAGGTTTTACCCAACAGGCGACTTGATGGTTAACTCCCACAGGTTCTAGGGGTGGATCTTCGTTATGGCATCTGGCGATCGCAAACTCGCAACGCGGTGCAAAAGGACATCCTTGCGGATAGTTCACTAAACTAGGGGGAAGTCCATCAATTGATTTGAGGCGTTCTTGTCGCTGTTCGTCTAAACGAGGAATGCTTTGAAGTAGTCCAATTGTATAAGGGTGACGCGGATGATGATATAGTGCGTGTAGTGGGGCTTGTTCAACAATTTGTCCTGCATACATTACCAATATGCGATCGGCTATACCTGCAAGCAGTGATAAATCGTGCGTAATCCAAATGACCGCCATGCCACGTTCTTCTTTCAGTTGCTTGACAAGTTCAACTATCTGTGCCTGAATTGTGACATCAAGCGCCGTCGTTGGTTCATCAGCAATGAGTAAATCAGGATTACACGCCAGTCCCATCGCAATCATGACACGTTGGCGCATACCTCCAGAAAATTGGTGTGGATAGTTGCGAATGCGATCGCGTGCCCCAGGAATTCCAACTTGTTCTAAAAGTTCAACTGCTCTTGCTTTTGCCTCTGATCTTGCCATACCTAAATGCAGTTGAATGGCTTCCGTCATCTGCTTTTCTACCCGCAAAACAGGATTCAGCGATGTCATCGGGTCTTGAAAAATCATTGCCAAACGATTTCCTCGTAGAGATCGCATTTCCCGTACACTCAACTTCAGCAAATCGCGTTCTTGAAATATTACTTCACCACCCACAACTTTACCTGGAGGTGATGGAATTAACCGCATTGCCGATAGCATAGTGATACTTTTACCCGAACCCGACTCGCCAACAATACCCACAGTTTCCTGCGCATTGACATGAAACGAGACATCATTAACCGCATGAACGACACCATTTTGAGTAAAAAAGCGCGTTTTCAGGTTGCGGACATCAAGCAATCGAGCCATAGTGAGTGAGTTTTGAGTTTTGAATTTTGAGTTAACCTCATTCATAATTCACCCTTGCACCTCTGCTTCCTCTGCACCCCGTCACCTCATCAAGATCGTCGTTGTTGTGGGTCGAGGGCTTCGCGCAACCCATCACCCAGGAGATTAAATCCCAAAACAGTAACAGCGATCGCTAAACCAGGAAAGGTTGTTACCCAAGGCGCACGGCGAAAGTAATCGCGCCCCGCAGCTAAGATTGCGCCCCATTCGGGTGAGGGTGGTTGTGCACCTAGTCCGAGAAATGATAGTGCGGATGCAGAAAGAACAGCTACTGAGACTCCCACAGTTGCCACGACAATAATCGGCGAAAGGATATTTGGCAATATGTGACGGAAAATTAAGCGAAAATGCTTTGCTCCCACAGCTTGGGCGGCTTTGAAATACTCTTTATTTTTTTCTACTAATACAGCTCCATAGGTGACACGCGCATAGAAAGGAATTGAACTAATTCCTACAGCAATTGTTGCATTAGTTAAGCTAGGACCAAGTACGGCAACTGCTGCAAGTGCAATCAATGTTTCTGTAAAGGAGAATAAAACATCAACTCCTCGCATCAAAATTGCTTCCACCCAACCTCCGGCGTATCCTGCAACCATACCTAGCAAAACGCCAGCCGTCATGGAGATAAACACAGCAATCAATCCAATTCGCAATGTTAGACGGCTACCGTAAACAATTCTGCTAAACAAATCGCGTCCAAAATCATCTGTACCAAACCAGTGTTCAGCACTCGGAGGTTGCAGCGTAGAACCGACTCCCATTTCCAGAGGATCAAAAGGCGCGATCGCCGGAGCAAAAATAGCGACAATAATTGTTACCAATAAAATAATGCCGCCAATCTTAGCACCAGGGCTGCGAAACAGAACCTGTATGAACCGACGAAATTCCCTATTCCTCGACGGAAACGGCGTAATGGGAGGTGGTGGTGTGGTAATTTGCTGAGTCATCAGTGGTATGTAATGCGAGGATCGATCCAGGCGTAGAGTAAATCCAAGACGATAGAAACAATAACAACAACAGTAGCGAAAATCAGAATAAAGCCCTGAATTGTGGGATAGTCGCGCTGAAAAATCGACTGAATTGCCAAGCGTCCAATACCATTCCAGGCAAACACATTTTCTACAACGATCGCACCACCCATCATGTAGGTAAACTGTAGTCCTAACATATTCACGACATTAATCATGCCATTACGAAAAGCATGACGCGACAGCACCAGCGTTTCTGCTAATCCTTTCGCCCGTGCAGTCCGCATATAGTCTTGCGACAGCACATCCAGCATTGAAGATCTCGTTAGACGCGATACTGATGCCGCATTAGCAAGTCCTAAAGTAAGTGCAGGTAAAACGAGATTATTCAAATTTGTCCCTGAAACAGGAAACCATCCTAAACGGACAGAAAAAATAGAGATCAGCATCAACCCAAGCCAAAAATTAGGAACAGAAATTCCTAAAATTGCTCCCGTCATCAAGGTACTATCAATCCAAGTTCCCCGTTTATACGCCGCAAAAAAGCCAGCCGTCACCCCAACAACCATAGTAATAATCAAACTAGTAACAGCAAGCAATAGCGTATTCGGTAGCCGAACAAGCAGTAAATCTAAAACTGGCTGATTACCCCGAATCGTTGTTCCTAAATCGCCTTGCAACACTCGCCCCATATACATGATGTACTGTTCGTAAATTGGGCGATCAAGTCCGAGATTGCGGCGAATTTGTTCTATCTGTTCTGGTGTTGTCGATTGCGATTGCGCGTACATAATTTGCACCGGATCGCCAGGCACAAGATGAATCAGAAGAGTTACCGCGATCGTCGTAATCCAAATTGTAAACAAACCACCCAGTAACCGTTTGATAAAATAACGTGTCATTAGTCTGTGCTACAAAACACCTCAAAATTGCAACCTTCTCTCCCAACCTCTTCTCTTTGCGACCTTTGCGTACTTTGTGGTAGCCTACGGCAAGCCGCTATGCGTCTACGTTTCAAACAAGATCTGACACTACTACAAAGCCCCCACCAAAAAAGTATCTATTGCAGCCTCACATCATTAAACACAGGTCGATTAAAAGGACCAATCTTAAAGCCTTGCACCTGTGTCCGAGTTGCATAAACCCACAGTGACCCTGGTGTATACAGTGGAATGTGTACAGCATTCATCAGCAAATATTCCATGACATCATTAACAGCTTCTCTCCGCTGCGTTGCATCAACCGTCGTGCGGGTTCTCTCTAATAGCGCATCTAATTCGGGTGATTGGTAGCCACTGTAAGCCCCAGGAGAATGCCAAAGTTGATAGAGAATGTCGGGATCAAACCATGCCCAATCCATCATGTCAAATGTACTGATACCCGTATTTCTTTCATTTTCTTGTTTAACGCGAGCATTGAGCGTACCAATATCCATCGTTTCGATTTTGGCATTGATACCTACTTGCGCCAATTGACTTTGAAAGACTTGTACCATGCGTTCGCGGTTGTCACCTGTAGAAGTCATCAGAATCACTTCCATCGGTCGATTTGCACCATAACCCATTTCCGCTAATAGTTGTCTAGCGCGATCGGGATTATGTTCGTAGCTATATTGTCCACAAAACTCTTGGTCATTACCAAAGACGCCACGGCTAATCGGACAGCGTTCGCGTTCTACTAACCCTTCATCAAAAGCGACTCGCAATGCAGCATCAACATCGATTGCATGTGCAACGGCTTGACGCGCGCGGATATCATTAAATGGCGGACGAGAAACGGTAAATTCAAAGAAAAAGTTCTGTCCGGTATTTTCTGCAACGTGTAATTCTAAGTTAGAGTCGCCGCGTATCGCATCTAAGTCATCGAGTGGTGGGTTAACAATAAGCTGTACTTCCCCTGTTTGTAAACCGGCAAGTCGGGTTTGTGCTTCCGGAATTTGCCGCACCACAAGTCTATCTAAATAAGCTGCACCTTCATTTTGTACTGGACGACCATAGCGAACGTAGTCAGGATTCTTATCTAATACAATTTCGTCGCCGCGCGTCCAACTGACAAGTTGCCATGTACCTGTACCAACTGCTTGCGACACACCAAACTGATTACCCAATTCCTGATTGCTATCGCAAATCATACTGGCAAAAGGATCTGCCATAAAAGAGACAAAAGCAGCAAATGGCGATTGAAACCTAAACCTGACAGTTTGTGGGTCAACAACATCCACAGTTTCAATTGGTCCCCACGCCCCGCGCGTTACGCTAGGATTCTGACTATCAATAGCGCGATCGGCAGTATACTTTACGTCATTCGCATCAAACGGCGTACCATCGTGACAGGTAATTCCTTCATTAAGAACAAAAGTGACTTCTGTGCCATCATCACTGACTTGCCACTCGCGAGCAAGATTAGGAACAATCTCACCATTATCATCAAATGCTAGGAGCGTGTCGTAAATCTGATCAAAAATTTGCCACGATAGCGTTGTTGTCGTGCGATGCGGGTCAAGGGAATCTGCATCTCCATATCTTGCCCAGATTAGTGTTCCGCCCTCTGTTGCTGTTGTACCTGGCGATGGGCTAGTGG
Encoded proteins:
- a CDS encoding dipeptide ABC transporter ATP-binding protein, whose product is MVQPQTSTFQAQQQNETLLRVRDLQVHFPILRGIILQRQVGAVKAVDGLTFDIKRGETLGLVGESGCGKSTTGRAILQIEQSTAGQVYFEETELTALSGEPLRQMRQRMQMIFQDPYASLNPRMTIGNVISEPLEIFGLATGREKQARVHHLLDVVGLSPEFIYRYPHEFSGGQRQRVAIARALAVNPDFLVCDEPIAALDVSVQAQVINLVQSLQREFQLTYLFIAHDLSVVRHISDRIAVMYLGKIVELADRVSLYENPLHPYTQALLSAIPIPDPTIEAKRQRIVLEGDVPSPTNPPSGCRFHTRCPWAIEHCHQVEPEFRDVGNGHYVACHLVDASGKFDPALGE
- a CDS encoding ABC transporter ATP-binding protein, which translates into the protein MARLLDVRNLKTRFFTQNGVVHAVNDVSFHVNAQETVGIVGESGSGKSITMLSAMRLIPSPPGKVVGGEVIFQERDLLKLSVREMRSLRGNRLAMIFQDPMTSLNPVLRVEKQMTEAIQLHLGMARSEAKARAVELLEQVGIPGARDRIRNYPHQFSGGMRQRVMIAMGLACNPDLLIADEPTTALDVTIQAQIVELVKQLKEERGMAVIWITHDLSLLAGIADRILVMYAGQIVEQAPLHALYHHPRHPYTIGLLQSIPRLDEQRQERLKSIDGLPPSLVNYPQGCPFAPRCEFAIARCHNEDPPLEPVGVNHQVACWVKPEGAEVVQESQSATA
- the nikC gene encoding nickel transporter permease, with translation MTQQITTPPPPITPFPSRNREFRRFIQVLFRSPGAKIGGIILLVTIIVAIFAPAIAPFDPLEMGVGSTLQPPSAEHWFGTDDFGRDLFSRIVYGSRLTLRIGLIAVFISMTAGVLLGMVAGYAGGWVEAILMRGVDVLFSFTETLIALAAVAVLGPSLTNATIAVGISSIPFYARVTYGAVLVEKNKEYFKAAQAVGAKHFRLIFRHILPNILSPIIVVATVGVSVAVLSASALSFLGLGAQPPSPEWGAILAAGRDYFRRAPWVTTFPGLAIAVTVLGFNLLGDGLREALDPQQRRS
- a CDS encoding ABC transporter permease, producing MTRYFIKRLLGGLFTIWITTIAVTLLIHLVPGDPVQIMYAQSQSTTPEQIEQIRRNLGLDRPIYEQYIMYMGRVLQGDLGTTIRGNQPVLDLLLVRLPNTLLLAVTSLIITMVVGVTAGFFAAYKRGTWIDSTLMTGAILGISVPNFWLGLMLISIFSVRLGWFPVSGTNLNNLVLPALTLGLANAASVSRLTRSSMLDVLSQDYMRTARAKGLAETLVLSRHAFRNGMINVVNMLGLQFTYMMGGAIVVENVFAWNGIGRLAIQSIFQRDYPTIQGFILIFATVVVIVSIVLDLLYAWIDPRITYH
- a CDS encoding ABC transporter substrate-binding protein, which produces MFWQFKLRKKTARSLLGAALTALLVSACGNNQQTTTTSPSPGTTATEGGTLIWARYGDADSLDPHRTTTTLSWQIFDQIYDTLLAFDDNGEIVPNLAREWQVSDDGTEVTFVLNEGITCHDGTPFDANDVKYTADRAIDSQNPSVTRGAWGPIETVDVVDPQTVRFRFQSPFAAFVSFMADPFASMICDSNQELGNQFGVSQAVGTGTWQLVSWTRGDEIVLDKNPDYVRYGRPVQNEGAAYLDRLVVRQIPEAQTRLAGLQTGEVQLIVNPPLDDLDAIRGDSNLELHVAENTGQNFFFEFTVSRPPFNDIRARQAVAHAIDVDAALRVAFDEGLVERERCPISRGVFGNDQEFCGQYSYEHNPDRARQLLAEMGYGANRPMEVILMTSTGDNRERMVQVFQSQLAQVGINAKIETMDIGTLNARVKQENERNTGISTFDMMDWAWFDPDILYQLWHSPGAYSGYQSPELDALLERTRTTVDATQRREAVNDVMEYLLMNAVHIPLYTPGSLWVYATRTQVQGFKIGPFNRPVFNDVRLQ